A window of Daucus carota subsp. sativus chromosome 2, DH1 v3.0, whole genome shotgun sequence genomic DNA:
ATATGGCTTCAATTCAGGTTGAACGATTACTTGTCATATCATGATCATATCAAACACAAAATGGAACTCATACAAAATGTAGTTTCCTTCAGAATCTAAACAAATGGAACCCGTATTTGCCAAACTTTAACATCACAATCCAAACTGCCACTGTAAATCAAATAAGGAGTCCCATTACTATCAGCACCACCAGAATAATCTGCACCTGCCGTGACACATTTAACTGGCCCTGTGTGTCCTTCTAACACAGCCAAACAAGAATAGCTTCTATCACTTTCCCTTCTCCAAATTCTCACTGTTTTATCAGCCGAGCCACTGCACATCAAATCCGAAACAACTGCTAAGCACAAAATCGCCTTCGCGTGCCCTCTAAGTGCCCCTGTCACAGccatatgtttagttttagtaCCATCTCTTTTCTCCCACACAATTATAGACCGGTCACAAGCACCAGAATATAACACATCCCCGTCACTGCTAAGTGCCAAAGCATTTACTGCGGACTTGTGCTCCTCCAAAGCATCGATCATAAAATGTTTATTGTCTCCATTTTTGCCCCAGACCTTGATCTTTCTGTCACCTGAGCCAGTGTACACATAGCCATCGCTAGACGAGACTATGGCATTGATCGCGTCATCATGAGCATTCGAGACAGACTCCAAGCACTTATAATCCGATGTTCTCCATATTTTAAACGTTCGGTCCCATGAAGCAGAGTATAAAATTGAACCATCTTTCGATAAGGCTAGAGCCGATACGGTATCATGATGCAGCCAGGTGGACTTCTTGTGCTTGCCGGTTTCAACATAATTTTTTCCCGAAAACAGTCCTGTGACACGGTCATTGAGTGTTGGTAACGTTGATATGCATTTGTAGTTTTGACTTGTGTTGTGTTCGATTTTCCAGACACGAATTTTGTGGTCTTGATGAGAACTAAACAGTTTATCACCCGATATGACTATGCACTTAACTGCACTCTTGCACGACGAAACTAAGTTACTGCTAAAATTGTGGTGATCCGACAGGGTCTGGCTCCAAAGGCGTAATTCGCTATTGGAAGAGCCACTGTAGAGATGTTTTCCCGAAAGAGCTAGAGAGAAAACATATGAGGAGTGGCCCTTCAAAGTCGATATGCAGTGGTGAATGGTGAATATTTCTTGCGATAATTTGTTTAGGGATTGGACTGAAGGTAGACTTGGTTGAGATGAAATAGAGGAGCTCATTGATGAATCATTAGAGTCCTGTTCATGTGTTTGATAAGGCCAAGGGGAAGTATGAGTTCCCATTTGGAGAGTTGAGaaaattgtttacaggcttgAGAAAATACATAATTAAGCATGCACTTGTATTTGTTTATATAGGATGAGTATGAATTTTGAAGGGTCGCAATTTAGCTGGAAAAAATGAGCACCAGAATTCAAAGAAACTAAAGGTGCTTGAGGAATTGTAGACCGTTGAATTGCAGGAATGGAACAGGGGTGGAAAAAAGAGCAGGTCGAAGCTTGCAAGTTGCATCAATATGACTTTGGAAAGATTTGCAATGGTCAAGATTGGGTTTTGTTTATTTGATGGATGAGATTCATGAGTTTAATAAGTTTGAGATTATTATCACGTCCTAAGTTTAATAATTTGATGACACACTcggaaaaatttaaatttaatagaaCAGTGTTGCTGGTAGAAGTTACATATGCACATTCTTGTAATCACAGTAGGTATACTAGACATCAATGGGCCTCGTTAC
This region includes:
- the LOC108208026 gene encoding protein JINGUBANG, translated to MGTHTSPWPYQTHEQDSNDSSMSSSISSQPSLPSVQSLNKLSQEIFTIHHCISTLKGHSSYVFSLALSGKHLYSGSSNSELRLWSQTLSDHHNFSSNLVSSCKSAVKCIVISGDKLFSSHQDHKIRVWKIEHNTSQNYKCISTLPTLNDRVTGLFSGKNYVETGKHKKSTWLHHDTVSALALSKDGSILYSASWDRTFKIWRTSDYKCLESVSNAHDDAINAIVSSSDGYVYTGSGDRKIKVWGKNGDNKHFMIDALEEHKSAVNALALSSDGDVLYSGACDRSIIVWEKRDGTKTKHMAVTGALRGHAKAILCLAVVSDLMCSGSADKTVRIWRRESDRSYSCLAVLEGHTGPVKCVTAGADYSGGADSNGTPYLIYSGSLDCDVKVWQIRVPFV